From one Lolium rigidum isolate FL_2022 chromosome 4, APGP_CSIRO_Lrig_0.1, whole genome shotgun sequence genomic stretch:
- the LOC124649368 gene encoding E3 ubiquitin-protein ligase SINAT5-like — protein MDIDSVECLSLPDASMDVDDVDSHHHHHHTIPLHPVHLAPSGGGGGGGRSFPKVNAGGVGATAGAAAGGPPATSVHELLECPVCTNSMFPPIHQCQNGHTLCSTCKARVHNRCPTCRQELGDIRCLALEKVAESLELPCKYCSLGCPEIFPYYSKIKHEGQCSFRPYNCPYAGSECAVGGDIPFLVAHLRDDHKVDMHSGCTFNHRYVKSNPREVENATWMLTVFHCFGQYFCLHFEAFQLGMAPVYMAFLRFMGDENEARNYTYSLEVGGNGRKMVWEGTPRSIRDSHRKVRDSHDGLIIQRNMALFFSGGDRKELKLRVTGRIWKEQPNPDGTCIPNLCS, from the exons ATGGACATCGACAGCGTCGAGTGCCTATCCCTCCCGGACGCCTCCATGGACGTGGACGACGTcgacagccaccaccaccaccaccacactatCCCGCTCCACCCCGTCCACCTCGcccctagcggcggcggcggcggcggaggccggtcCTTCCCCAAGGTGAATGCCGGGGGAGTGGGCGCTACCgcgggcgccgccgccggagggccaCCGGCGACCAGCGTGCACGAGCTGCTCGAGTGCCCCGTCTGCACCAACTCCATGTTCCCGCCCATCCACCAG TGCCAAAATGGACATACCTTATGCTCGACATGCAAGGCTCGGGTACACAACCGGTGTCCTACATGCAGACAAGAGCTTGGTGATATCAGGTGCTTGGCATTGGAGAAAGTAGCAGAATCACTGGAGCTTCCGTGCAAGTACTGCTCTTTAGGCTGTCCAGAGATCTTCCCATACTACAGCAAGATAAAACACGAAGGGCAGTGCAGCTTCAGGCCATATAACTGCCCCTATGCTGGTTCTGAATGTGCTGTGGGTGGTGATATACCTTTCCTCGTTGCACATTTGAGGGATGATCACAAAGTTGATATGCACAGTGGTTGCACATTCAACCATAGATACGTTAAGTCGAATCCACGAGAGGTTGAGAATGCCACCTGGATGCTAACA GTGTTCCATTGTTTCGGACAGTACTTCTGTCTGCATTTTGAGGCCTTCCAGCTGGGCATGGCACCGGTATACATGGCTTTCCTCCGTTTCATGGGCGACGAGAACGAAGCGAGGAACTACACCTACAGCCTCGAGGTTGGTGGTAACGGCAGGAAGATGGTATGGGAAGGCACCCCTAGAAGCATCCGTGACAGCCACCGGAAGGTGCGGGACAGCCACGATGGCCTCATCATCCAGAGGAACATGGCGCTCTTCTTCTCGGGCGGCGACAGGAAGGAGCTGAAGCTCAGGGTAACTGGCCGGATCTGGAAAGAGCAGCCGAACCCGGACGGAACCTGTATACCGAACCTCTGCAGCTGA